One window of the Chrysiogenia bacterium genome contains the following:
- a CDS encoding FAD/NAD(P)-binding protein, whose product MASPTSLLTPQAMVPAPWRVLAVREEGPHVLTLELAPQSGALPACRPGQFNMLYAFGVGEIPISISGDCADTSKIVHTIRNVGMVSAALTRLEEGQSVGLRGPFGSVWPVSSAKGRDVLVIGGGLGIVPLRPVLYEIARHRGDFGRVNVIYGTRKPEDLLFLDELGLWGREHEFNVEITVDMAEPDWVGHVGTVAPLIERAPFDPENTSAFVCGPEVMMRIVAGKLVEGGIPAAHTHLSMERNMKCAVGLCGHCQWGTEFICKDGPVYGWERAAPRLRIREL is encoded by the coding sequence ATGGCAAGTCCAACTAGCCTGCTCACCCCGCAGGCCATGGTGCCCGCGCCCTGGCGCGTGCTCGCCGTGCGCGAGGAGGGCCCCCATGTGCTGACGCTGGAGCTGGCGCCCCAGAGCGGCGCGCTTCCAGCTTGCCGGCCCGGCCAGTTCAACATGCTCTATGCCTTCGGCGTGGGGGAGATTCCCATTTCCATCAGCGGCGACTGTGCCGACACTTCGAAGATCGTCCACACCATTCGCAACGTCGGGATGGTCTCGGCCGCGTTGACGCGGCTGGAGGAAGGCCAGAGCGTGGGGCTTCGCGGCCCCTTCGGAAGCGTCTGGCCGGTGAGCTCGGCCAAAGGCCGCGACGTGCTGGTGATCGGCGGCGGGCTGGGGATCGTGCCGCTTCGGCCCGTGCTCTATGAGATCGCGCGACATCGCGGCGACTTTGGCCGCGTCAATGTGATCTACGGGACGCGAAAGCCCGAGGACCTGCTCTTTCTCGACGAACTGGGGCTCTGGGGGCGAGAGCACGAGTTCAATGTGGAGATCACCGTCGACATGGCCGAGCCCGACTGGGTGGGCCACGTCGGCACGGTCGCCCCGCTCATCGAGCGCGCGCCCTTCGATCCGGAAAATACCAGCGCCTTTGTCTGCGGTCCCGAGGTGATGATGCGGATCGTGGCTGGAAAGCTGGTAGAGGGCGGCATCCCGGCCGCGCACACGCATCTATCCATGGAGCGCAACATGAAGTGCGCCGTCGGGCTGTGCGGTCACTGCCAGTGGGGCACCGAGTTCATCTGCAAAGACGGCCCGGTCTATGGCTGGGAGCGCGCGGCGCCGCGGCTGCGCATCCGGGAGCTCTAG